CGCCTCAAGGCGGTCGGGGTCGGTCGTCTCCAGTACCTCGCGGAAGGTCCCCGGGTCGACATCGTGGGGCACCTCGAACTCGATCCGGTACGGGTCGACGTCCATCCCGACCGACGAGCCGGCGCGCTGGCCGACGAGCGCCGCGAGCAGGCGCGCGAGCGTCTCGTTGACCTCGTGGCCGAAGGCGGCGTTGACCGCGACGGTCCGCGCGCTCCCCTCGATCGCGATCCGCTCGTCCGTGGGAACGGGGTGGCCGGCCTCGACGTGGTCGACGACCGACTTCAGCGCGGCGGCGACCGTCTCCTCGTCGGTCGGGTACCGATCCGCGAGGTCGGCGGCGACCGCCTCGGGGGTGGAGCCGGCCTCCAAGGCGGCCGCGGCCTCGCCGCGTATTCGGCCGACCTCCTCCGCGACGGGCTTCGGGACGGGGATCTCCTGACCGACCCACGACGGTACCTCGCCGGTCGGGTCGGGGATCGGCGTCACGTTCACCCGCTCCTCCTCCTCGTCGACCTCGGTGATCCGCCACATCTCGCCGCGCTGGACGAACGTCTCGCCCGGCCCGGCGAAGTTGACGACGAACTGCTCGTCTAAGGTCCCGATACCCCGCCGCGAGGACATGTCGTACACCTCGTAGGTGGACTCGTCGGGGATCATCGAGAGGTTCGCGTAGAAGTACTGCCACGTCCCCCCCGATTTCTCTACGGTGTCCGTCTCCTCGTCGAGCCACAGCAGGCGGTTGCCGTCCAGCTCGCGGACGACCTCCTGGAACCGCGGCTCCGAGAGGTCCCTGAACGGGTAGGCGTTCGTGACGGTCTCGTACGCCTCGCGGGCGTGGACCCCCCCCTCGTCCATCACGAGGCCGACGATCTGGTTCGCGACCGTGTCGAGGCTCCCGTGGTGGATGTTCGCCGGCTCGACGAGCTCCTCGCCCGCGCGGCGCGCGATGGCCATCGCTTCGAGCGTGTCGTCGCCGCCCTGCGTCACGACGGTCCCCTCGGAGACGAGGTCGCGGCGGTGGCCCGCGCGCCCGACGCGCTGCAGCAGGCGGGCGACCTCGCGGGGGCTGCCGTACTGGACGACGTGGTCGACGCGGCCCACGTCGATCCCCAGCTCCATCGAGGAGGTACAGACGAGGCCGTCCAGATCGCCCGACTTGAACCGGTCTTCCACGTCGACCCGGACCTCCTTCGAGAGCGAGCCGTGGTGGAGCTCTATCTCGGTGGGGTCGTCGGTTCCCCCCTCACGCTCTTTCTCAGCGAGCGTCTTGAACCGCGACCCGAGCGCCTCCGCGGTCTGGCGCGTGTTGACGAAGATCAGCGTCGACTCGTGGTCCGCGACGATTCCGCGGATCGTCCGGACGTGGCTCGCGGTCGTCTCGTCTACCGCGAGCTCGCCCGCGAGCGTCGCGTCGCGGTCGGTTATCTCGGGGTCGAGGACGCGCACGTCGGTCCGCGTCCCGGCGGCGACCTCCACTGTCTCGAAGCCGCGGTCGCCGGGGCGGTCCGGGTCGCGTTTCCCGGTCCCGACGAGGAAGCGCCCGACCTCCTCCGGGTCGCCGACCGTCGCGGAGAGCCCGACGCGCTGGAACGGGCCGGCGACGCGGCGGAGCCGCTCCATGCCGACCGTGAGCTGGGCGCCCCGCTTGGCCGAGGCGAGTTCGTGGACCTCGTCGATCACGACGTGCGCGACGTCCTCCAGGGCGACCCGCATCTTCGAGCCGGTCAAGACTGCTTGGAGGCTCTCCGGCGTCGTGATCAGCACGTCCGGGGGGTCGTCGGCCTGCTTCGACCGCTCGTACTGGGTGGTGTCGCCGTGGCGCACCGCGACCTCGACGTCGAGGCGGTCGCCCCACCACTCCAGCCGGTCCATCATGTCGCGGTTGAGCGCGCGCAGCGGAGTGATGTAGAGGGCGGAGATACCGTCGCGGGGCTGGTCGCCGGGCGAATCCCGGGCCTCGACGATCGCGTCGAAGACGGGGAGCATCGCGGTCTCCGTCTTCCCGGTGCCCGTCGGGGCCAAGACGAGGGCGTTCCGCCCGGCCGCGAGCGGCGGGATCGCCTCGCGTTGGGGCTCCGTCGGCGTGGCAAAGCCCCGGTCCGAGAGCGCCTCGCGGACCTCGCTCCCGAGGTGCGCGAACGCGCCCATCCCCGACTGTTCCGCCATTATGTAATCGTTGGACGTTGGGCGCTCGGGCGATTAAGCCCGTCGCTGTGCGAGGTCGGCTGTAAGACGGTTCCGGTTGTTTTGGAAAACACACCGGGCGGAAAAATATTTCAACCGCGGCCGATCAACCCCGCGTATGCCCTCCCCGTTCCGCGCGTTCGAGACGTGGTTCGCGCTGCTGTTGACCGTCGGCACCCTCGCGCGGATCGCCGCCGGTGCGGCGTCGTCCCTCCCGAGGTCCGCCGAGGTGCTGGCCGGTCCGCTCCTCGCGCTCTGCGTCGCGGTCGCGCTCCTCCGGCGGGATCCGGACCTGAACGTCGGGCGGCTCTGGCGGGTCGGATTCACCGCGTACGCCGTCGGTATCGCCCTCGCAGTCCCCGGGATCCTCGGCGGCTGGTTGGCCGCGTACGAACGGTACGTGTTCCCCGTCGCCGTCGGGGTCGCGCTCCTCGCGGAACCGGTGTACGAGTCCGACCTGGGAACCGGGGACGCGATACCGTTCTCCGACCGAGGCTGACGGGAGCGGCAGCGGCGCGGCCGAACCGTCGGGCCGGTCTGGCGCCGTCGGCGGACGCCTCCGAAGCCCGGACACGATCCCAAGCGCTCCGCTCAGTTGGCGACCGGCAGTTCGACGACGAACACGCTGCCCGTCGGTTCGTTGTCCTCGACCCAGACGTCGCCGCCGTACCTGTCGACGAGCGTCTTGACGAGGTACAGCCCGACGCCGGTCCCGCCGCTCTCGAGGCCCTTCTCGCCCTCTTGGAAGATGTCCTCCTTGTGGTCGTCCGCGATGCCGGGGCCGTTGTCGGCGATCCGCACGCGGACGGTGTCGGCCGAGACCCGCGTCGACACCGCTATCTCGGCCACGTCCTTGTCGTTGTGGACGACCGCGTTCGTCAGCAGGTTCCGGAACACCGCCTCCAGCAGTTCGTCGGCCAACACCGTCACGTCCGGGATGGGTCCGTCCACGGCCACCGTCGCCCGGTCCTGATCCGAACGGATCTGCGCTATCTGCGCGTTGAGTTCGGCCCGGAGGTTCATCGGTGACCGGTCGGCTCCCACCTGTAGCAACACCTCGGTGACGTCTCTGGCCGTCTCAGTAATCTCCATCGCCTGCCTCGCCGCCTCGATGACCGTCCGGGCGTACGTCTGGCTCTGATCGTCGACGAGCGCGTCCGCGAGCAGGTCGGTGTACGACTCGACGACCATCAGCTGGTTCCGGATGTCGTGGCGCACGACCTGGTTGAGCAGCGTGAGGTTGTCGCGCTGCTCCTCGAGCGTCCGCTCGTACCGCTTGAGGTCGGTGACGTCGCGGGCGTATCCCAACACCGCGTCCTCGCCGGTCTCCGGGATCTCGTACGGGATCTTCGTCGTCTGGAGGACGCGCGTCTCCCCGTCGGCGGTCGTCAGGGTCTCCTCACCGATCGCCTTCGGTTCGCCGGACTCGATCACCTCCAGATCGTCCTGTCGGAACGCCGCGGAGTCGTCGGCGTCCGGGATGATATCGCCTTCGGACCTCCCCTCGACCTCCTCCGGCGTCAGCCCGTACGCCGACGCGGTCGCCTCGTTCGCCAGGAGGTACTCGCCCTCGCGGTTCTTCACGAACACCAGGTCCGGCACGAGGTCGATGATCTTCCGGAGCTCCTCGCGCGTCGCCTCGAGGGCCATCTCGTACTCCTTCCGCGACGTGACCTCGGAGAACACGCCCACCAGCCGCCGCGAGCCGTCCTCGGACTCGACGAGTTCGGCGCGCACCTCGCCCCACAGCTGTTCGCCGTCGGCGGTCCGGATCCGGTACTCCGTCTTGAGCGGCTCGTCGGTCGACTTCGCCCGCTCGATCGCCCGCTCTAACGTCTGGAGGTCGTCCGGGTGGACGTACTCGGCGAACGCCTCGTACGTCCCCTCGAACGTTCCCGGTTCGAGCCCGAACAGCCGCTCCATCGACTCGGTCCAGATCACCTCGTCGGTCCTCAGGTCCCACTCCCAGACGCCGGTCCTCGTGGCGTCGAGCGCGACCGTCAGGCGCTGTTTCGTCTCCTCGAGCGCCCGCTCCCGCTCCTTCCGATCGGTGACGTCCTGAAACAGCCCCAACACGCCGACTATCTCACCGGTCTCATCGTACTGCGGGTCACCGACGGTCCTGACCCATCGAGTCCCGCCGGACGCCGTGAGGATCCGCAGTTCGAGGTCGTACGACTCGCCCGTCTCC
The sequence above is a segment of the Halorubrum sp. 2020YC2 genome. Coding sequences within it:
- a CDS encoding DEAD/DEAH box helicase, with the protein product MAEQSGMGAFAHLGSEVREALSDRGFATPTEPQREAIPPLAAGRNALVLAPTGTGKTETAMLPVFDAIVEARDSPGDQPRDGISALYITPLRALNRDMMDRLEWWGDRLDVEVAVRHGDTTQYERSKQADDPPDVLITTPESLQAVLTGSKMRVALEDVAHVVIDEVHELASAKRGAQLTVGMERLRRVAGPFQRVGLSATVGDPEEVGRFLVGTGKRDPDRPGDRGFETVEVAAGTRTDVRVLDPEITDRDATLAGELAVDETTASHVRTIRGIVADHESTLIFVNTRQTAEALGSRFKTLAEKEREGGTDDPTEIELHHGSLSKEVRVDVEDRFKSGDLDGLVCTSSMELGIDVGRVDHVVQYGSPREVARLLQRVGRAGHRRDLVSEGTVVTQGGDDTLEAMAIARRAGEELVEPANIHHGSLDTVANQIVGLVMDEGGVHAREAYETVTNAYPFRDLSEPRFQEVVRELDGNRLLWLDEETDTVEKSGGTWQYFYANLSMIPDESTYEVYDMSSRRGIGTLDEQFVVNFAGPGETFVQRGEMWRITEVDEEEERVNVTPIPDPTGEVPSWVGQEIPVPKPVAEEVGRIRGEAAAALEAGSTPEAVAADLADRYPTDEETVAAALKSVVDHVEAGHPVPTDERIAIEGSARTVAVNAAFGHEVNETLARLLAALVGQRAGSSVGMDVDPYRIEFEVPHDVDPGTFREVLETTDPDRLEAYLELAVKKSDALKFTLAQVAAKFGAVKRYKEGRGRFGGDRLLAALEDTPVYDEALREVFHADLAVRETADLLAGIQDGSLGLAIARERTPLGTAGRSAGTEFLVPDNADADVIETVRERIQDDRVILFCLHCADWRHTTKVRRVRDQPECPECGSTRVAALNPWDDETVAAVRASEKDDEQERRTERAHRAASLVQTHGKRAVIALAARGVGPHNAARIINKLREDEDEFYRDVLRQEREYARTQSFWD
- a CDS encoding PAS domain-containing protein, with the translated sequence MTSVYEAMFQEADDAIFLVDVARTDGEYEFTFRQNNTAHQRQTGLTEDAMFGKTPRELLGEQQGAAVETNYRLCVERGTTIEYEEQLEFPGGTTDWQTKLTPVVDDGTVTRIVGVARDATERKRRERELRRTHRRFQTVLETMSAAVFLKDTDGRYLLMNQACRDVFDVDEDPVDMTDEELFPEAVAAQARLDDRRVVEDGERIEIEETIPTPDGETVRLTRKSPVYDEEGTIRGVCGVSTDITEQRERERALEQLKDRLELAVEGAQLGVWDWDMTTDEVEFNDQWAAMLGRSLDGIEPHLDAWERRVHPDDVESAEAALSEHMAGETEYYDAEHRMRTAAGEWKWIRTVGKVVERDEDGEPVRAVGIHLDVDEQKRREKELIRTRRLIERTQQSASIGWWEVDLVDESVTWSDEVYRIHEVPTDEPIDLEDALDFYHPDDRDTVEQAFGRLTETGESYDLELRILTASGGTRWVRTVGDPQYDETGEIVGVLGLFQDVTDRKERERALEETKQRLTVALDATRTGVWEWDLRTDEVIWTESMERLFGLEPGTFEGTYEAFAEYVHPDDLQTLERAIERAKSTDEPLKTEYRIRTADGEQLWGEVRAELVESEDGSRRLVGVFSEVTSRKEYEMALEATREELRKIIDLVPDLVFVKNREGEYLLANEATASAYGLTPEEVEGRSEGDIIPDADDSAAFRQDDLEVIESGEPKAIGEETLTTADGETRVLQTTKIPYEIPETGEDAVLGYARDVTDLKRYERTLEEQRDNLTLLNQVVRHDIRNQLMVVESYTDLLADALVDDQSQTYARTVIEAARQAMEITETARDVTEVLLQVGADRSPMNLRAELNAQIAQIRSDQDRATVAVDGPIPDVTVLADELLEAVFRNLLTNAVVHNDKDVAEIAVSTRVSADTVRVRIADNGPGIADDHKEDIFQEGEKGLESGGTGVGLYLVKTLVDRYGGDVWVEDNEPTGSVFVVELPVAN